DNA from Streptomyces sp. Edi4:
CCAGGCGCAGGATCCGCAGCTCGGTGGAGGGAAGCAGTTTGCCGACCGCGCCGGGCGGAGGGTGCGGGGCGGACAGGGGCACGACGTGGGTGGCCGGTGACAGCTCGGTCATGCCGTACGCCTGGCGCACCGGCGGCAGCCCGAGCCGGTCCGAACAGGCCTGCGCCAGGACGGGGTCGAGCGGAGCGGCCGCGCTCAGGACGTACTCGACCGAGGACAGGTCGTAGCGCGCGACGGCGGGGTGCTTGGCCAGGGCGAGCACGATGGGCGGGGCGACGTACAGGCCGGTGACGCGGTGCTTCTCGATGGCCCGCAGGAACAGGTCGAGATCGAAGCGGGGCAGCACCACGACGGTGGCGCCGGCCCGCAGCGGGGCGTTCATGAGGGCGGTCATCCCGTAAATGTGAAAAAACGGGAGTACCGCGAGGATGCGGTCGCCGGGTGCCATCGGGACCAGCGGGTGGAGCTGCGCCAGATTGGTGGCGATGCCGCGGTGGGTGAGCATGACGCCCTTGGGGACGCCGGTCGTGCCGGAGGAGTAGGGCAGGACGGCGATGTCCTCGGCGGGGTCGATCGGGACGCGGGGGGCTATCGGGACGCGGGGGCCGGCGGTGGCGCCCGCGCCTGTGGGGGTGCCGGTGTCCGTGGGGGTGCCGGTGTCCGTGGGGGTGCCGGTGTCCGTGGGGGTGTCCACGTCCGTGGGGGTGTCCGCATCCGTGGGGGTGTCCGCATCCGTGCGGGTGCCCGCATCCGTGTGGGTGTCCGTGGATAGCAGGTCGTGGACGACCGAGCGGTGCCCCGGCGCCCGGTCGCAGACGAAGATCTCCCGGATGCCGCCCGCGAGCTCGGCGGCCCGCCGGGCGGTCGCGAGGAGCGGGGCGACGGTGACGACCCAGCGCGCGCGGGA
Protein-coding regions in this window:
- a CDS encoding AMP-binding protein translates to MDSPDVPAPRAPRVHRSEYTDVPVLDLPIHEAVLARSTATHPDAVALIDGTDPTGTATITYGQLDARHRRLASALAAAGVRKGDVLALHSPNSILYPVVLYGASRAGAAVTTAHPLCTAEEFARQLTDSRARWVVTVAPLLATARRAAELAGGIREIFVCDRAPGHRSVVHDLLSTDTHTDAGTRTDADTPTDADTPTDVDTPTDTGTPTDTGTPTDTGTPTGAGATAGPRVPIAPRVPIDPAEDIAVLPYSSGTTGVPKGVMLTHRGIATNLAQLHPLVPMAPGDRILAVLPFFHIYGMTALMNAPLRAGATVVVLPRFDLDLFLRAIEKHRVTGLYVAPPIVLALAKHPAVARYDLSSVEYVLSAAAPLDPVLAQACSDRLGLPPVRQAYGMTELSPATHVVPLSAPHPPPGAVGKLLPSTELRILRLDDPARDAEPGEAGEIAIRGPQVMKGYLGRPDATAELIDADGWVHTGDVGRVDEDGWLYVVDRVKELIKYKGFQVAPAELEALLLTHPAIEDAAVIGVTDTDGNEVPKAFVVRAPGAGELDADEVMAYVAERVAPYKKVRRVGFVEQVPRAASGKILRRELRVRDQKESQA